The Phaseolus vulgaris cultivar G19833 chromosome 10, P. vulgaris v2.0, whole genome shotgun sequence DNA window TctatttctaaaaaattaaatatgtttgaatttgtattattttaaatatttcttaaacactttatttaaataaaattattttattaaatttaatttaatttttatttttataaaatatttatattattatcaaatataaaaacttatttaaatgttaaataatttttaataattttaaaatatttatattaataattttttagttgatATTGATTGATGTTATTTTAAGTTAAAGTTTActaatcataattatttatgttaatatCGCTTATTTTTAGGACGTTGTTGTTAGTTAAACTTTTTTATCTTATGTCAATTGAAAATTCATCTAATTGAGATAttgacaaaaaatatttatagttaatgtttcaaaaaaattcattcaacattaaaaaaatcataacaaaTTATTGATAAAGAATAACACTGAAGTTATTGATAAAGAATAATACTGAAGTTTCTACATCTCTAGAACATTTTGGCACTCACGAAATATAATGAAACACTTTGAGAGGGCTCTATAGCATGTAGGAAAACTTTGTGATTCAATTTTCTATTCCTAAGGATTATTTCAGTATTTATTGATATCTcaacttttaattaaaaattattacgTAATAGTTTTTAACTATTATTTAGTTTCTCTCTTAAATacatcattaaataaataaggCATTTGGTTTGATATAATTTCCAGTAACTCTATATCtccattatatatatttttttcatataccaTTCTCATCTTATCTATTAAATATACTAACTTTAAATGGCAGAAATTTTGgtaatatcaatttttttccAATGTCCTTCACTGTATTTCTATTAGTATTGCAAATAATTAATATtccaacaaaataatttttcttataggaggagttttgttttatgtttcaaattttagaataatacttttttttccttaatatTTATGTTTGTTTTTCTTCGTTTAACatttaatatgtttaaataTAGGTATTTGTtacaaaattgaattaaaaaatcacaaaataaaaatattttaattatttcattgcGATTAAGAAAAGGTATGagatttattttgtatttaaaaatatattattattctagtaaaattatgaatatttttatagtaTTACCTATTTAAAATTAGccaataaaaatgataaaataaatattttgataaatagTGTTATATGTATacatttttgtgtttttttaacttttacttGTCAATAATACTTTAGGATTATCATTCTTAGtcaattttaatgtttaaacATATTCATGAAATGACTTTTACCTTTCTAAAAGCAACCTTAGTTTCTTATGTTAGTTATTATGTTAGCTATAATGTCATATTGTGTTCTTAACATCTCTAGGTAACCAAAATGTCATATTGTGGTCATACCATCTTACAATGACCATAACACTATTTGTGCCCTACATCGTTCATAACAACACTTAGCACTAGTTCAAAAACTAGAATTGATAGTAGAGGTGTAAATCTTTTCTACTTAAGAGTGTATAGTAACCCAAACacctgttagaaaagatggttttaaactagagggggggtgaattgtttaaagggattttcgcaaacttttcaaagctagaatgaacttatttcagaaaccaattgattcagcaatttagttagccaaaacagcaagcaaaacagtgatatcagaaaaaaaataaaaaaatcggttgtttcttcgaaacaatcggttgtttataccagtaaacaacaaacaaactgaaattaaagagttagggatagaaagattgtacacagatgtttatactggttcactccagctagagctacatccagtcttctcagaaaccctgaggatatccactaagcaatcaccacttgatcacttacaccacaaccaagagaatgaccttgaacacctcaagaaacacactctccttggccaacactaagattgctgatcttgaacacctcaagaacgcacaaccaatctcagcaacacacacaaacgaattgttcagcagtttacaaagattacacttgttacagatggaaatctgaaatcaatacaagtagaatccctattcaacaccttgatcaatctctcaactctttagcaatctcagaatactttgaaaaactcttttttgaaaactttgtttcaagattcttaatatatcaaaaactgtttttcagaatatatctaagaatatagtttgttatcaaatcttaacaaactcttaattgcatttaaaatagattggtcaaagcatttaatgactggagcgtattcagttaaagcatttaaagctcagtcaaagaaaacagtttttctgttatggttttaaaacaaacaatcgattgtttcctcgaatcaatcggttgttttgttacttaacaaaatacaccattcaaaaacagttttcaaactttctcaaaacacctaagtgtaaacaatcggttgtttcgacaaaacaatcggttgtttcaacttagtttgaaaatcattttgctttgttaaaaatgagatgctaattgctttgagatttaatctaagtgttgattacgACATttaactaccccagaacaagactaaagccagcacagcaacaacaagcaaagcagaggcttcatcatccttcaaaggatttggattcttcaaaacaatgAACACCACATGGTTCAACAACACCATGACTCGATTGTGACTTGACTCATTTAGCTAGCCTTTGTCACAGGACAATTGATGTCACCTGTAACAATCTCCCCCTCAACAATTGTCTCACTGGAAATTGAACTCGTGACCTTAGTTTTGATACCAATCGTTAGATCAAGTACTTACCAATAGGCCAAAAGTTATAACTAATAGTCAGGATGCAACTATTTTTACTTAAGAGTGTAGTAGTCCAAACATCACGATTCAATTATGTCTTGACTCACTTAACCTCTGTCACGATACAATTAATTTCATTTGCAACATTATGTCCTACATCAACTATAACACCATATTGCAGCCTCCGCACCCTACATTGGCCATGTTGTCATATTACAATTTTTGTGCCCGACATAAACCAGAATTCCATGTTACAACCTTCACACCCTACATTAACCATAGTGCCATATTACAACCTTCACACCCTACACTCACATTATAGACTTAGCACCCTACAACGAACATAACACCACATCGTGACTTCTATACCACGATGATCTTAAGGCCACATCATGACCTAAGTACAATACACTAACTATTGATCCACATTGCAGTCTTCTTTAACACTGTAATGGTTATCTTAGTAAAACACCTACGCATGAGGTCCAATCAAGATTATACTAACAAGATAGTAGACCAATTGGCCATAAATGATATTAATCACCTTTGGATGATGTAACATAATGTATTGTGATTTGGCAAATCATACACACCCAAAAATGTTATTGACATTGGACCAAGGTGACAATGGACCAATAGTCTGAGAAACGATACTAGATTATGTTGGAATAATTAATGTAATGTATAAAAACATGATAATAATTAAGGATAGAAAACACCTACTTTTTAtatgaaagagaaaaatatattagagAGGCAAAGTTGTGTATTAATATGCCTTATTCTGATTTCTCTAAATAGTCTTATCACTAAAGACTGGAGGCTTATGTGTACTGATCAGTCTTATTTCAATCATTATAAATAGTCTTATTTAAGATTGAAGAGTTTGTGTACAAAGAGGCCTTATTTTAATTTCTCTAAAGAGTGTTATCGCTTAGGACTAAAGGATTATACTTATAGATCTTATAACCCACTTGATTGTCCTCCAccatatttattaaaagaaatataagatTACTCCAAAGAGACAATTGTGTAAGACCAAAAACCCttgataatattatttataatcaaGTAAACTTATTCTTTACTAAAAGTTAATTGCATGAACAAATCTAGATGGATCACAAATCCCTAATTCAAGTAACTTCACTGAGAGAACAATCAAATTAAGGTAATAATTGAtaaatttagtaaaataattaatggaataaaattgaaataaagacTTATACTAATAGATAAAATCTTTGATGAATAGTTATAAATAGGACCACTTAAGATGAAGAGAGAACAAAACACAAAACTTGAGTGCTCTAACTTATGGAGTCTCCATAATGGCGAATCTTGACCATAATCTTAGGGGATAAAATAATATACTCAAAGTAAACATAATTTTAGTGTCTAATCTCCATGCAAAGTCACTAGATTTTATTCTCCACATGTAGCAAGGTAGTGTGGTTAACTTCTCCACATGCGTGCACCACCCTCACCTTACACGTGAACAAAGAATACAAAACAACTACATCCTTTTCAATTGCCAACAACACTTACTCATGTCTCTACTCTTGGAGGAGGAAACATTGGAAGTGGTGGATTCGATGACGGGATTGGGTGGCCCAAGCTCCCCCACCCCTACTAAGATTCACTAGTAGTCTCCCACATCTAggctaaaataaaatcataagaAAATTGTACTCAAAATCAATAGAAAAGTAGTCCTTCCAATGTTGGTTAGGAAAATCTTAATTGTGAAAATTGACTTAATAAAATCTTGTTTATAGGTTCATAGACCGTTTAACCATGATTGTCTAGTGTTTGATATGCATTTTCTATCATATTTGGTAGATGGTCTTGGTAGACTATTTAGTTTTTTAACATCTATAAAGACCATGGATTGTCTGGTGAAACCATCTAAGTGATTTTCTAGTTCAATAGTGATAAGCATTGTTCACATGTCTTCCTTGTTAGTTTAAGCGTGTTTCATGTGAGTCACTTATAACGATATTGTTGTATAATATGACATTTGTTTTGCGTGATAGTTTTTGTGTGAGAGAAACTATAAAGTTGTAATCTCTAAGTTTAGCGAATTCTCTTGTGGATGTAGATTGAAATTTGTTAATTGAACCACGTTAATTTATGTGTGTAATTTTGTTTGCTCTTTCTCTTATTATTTACCTTATATCGTCTATATTTGTGGGTTTTCCTATCATTGTTCTTCGTTTGTGTGGTAGACACTCTGTTTTGAATTTGAGTGAGCTAATTCCTTCCACTAACTAACATTTAATTGAGAAATAAATCCAACCTACGTTGTTtagaaaataactttaattgATAATATTTGAAAGTAGAGTTAACTTATCATGTGTTGATTTAGAAATGAGTCAAGTTAACCTAAATCATTGTTTGGAGAGCCAAAAATTTTATAGCCCATTTTAACCCACCATGAGTTAGTGGGTAAGTGGATTGATTCACTTACtactttgtttggattaaagggagaatataaaataaaagaaagaaagcaaaaacAAGTGGAAAAtgaagttgtttggattaagggaGAGAGAGTGGAAAATGAGTAGAATGTTTGTAGTAGATAAGATTGACgtaatgaattaaatttttagtaaatatttaaaaaataatctgtaaaataattttttaaaaagaatttgatatacaaatattttttattagttaaaataaattataaataaataaaattattataaaatttagtaaataaaaaattaatattttaaaatagtaatatattaaaatgaattattttacatattattgaaatttaaattattttattactttaatatttattaatttaatattttattttaattatttatttaactataattattaataaaatattaacatatataatcgattatgattTTACTCCTATCAATTACATATGtaagttttttctttctttagagTTTTTAGAGAATGTCTAAGGCTAGTTATTTTTCGTATTGCATTTACATTCTTTTTAGATTTTTGCGCATTCCTTTCCTTTCATTAGAAATATATTTCTAAACATGTTTTATTCTTCTAACTTGTATTTGTAAGAAAAAAGTGGATTGACTCGACTTATATATTTCGGTATGTTTATAATAGTACAATCAATGTATTCATTTATTTTACTATTCATTTACTATAATTGAGAGGTGATATTAGAGAGATATATAGTAAATGGAAATCAAAGTGTTagcatatataattaaaataaaataaattatgtattaTAAACATTCAAACACTATTAAGCAACatcattaaaataatagaaaatgacAACTTACTTAATTAAAAGtagtaaataattataataaaaaaatataaaaatttattggtgGGTTAAGATAAATCTTCCTCTAACCTAACTTGAACTTGTTTAATATGAGTTAAATGAGTCCGATTCAATTTAAtcctatttaaaattattgatgGGTTAAGATAAGCCTTCCTCCAACCTAACTTGAACTTGTTTAATACATCAATTAAATGAGTCTGATTCAATTTAAttctatttataaaaattatattttttcaaccTAATCCAACTTAAACTTGTGGTGAGTAAAACTGATTTAGGAATTTGAgctcattttaataatattagttaaaataaatctggattaatactaattaaaaataacttcaaatttttataagtaaaaaaaaaatatttgacatACTTATAACAAAGTAAACCCTAACTAAACTTAGTTGTGAAATAAGTTAACATAATCATTTCTCTAAATAAGGatcatcttttttcttttattaagagtgatgatagtcctttggttaaattgattaagtttgCTGTGATAACGTTTTCTATTTGGATGCTAtgacgtatgaggaattatgctcgttttcaTGATAAGATTaaggtttctagggctattttagttattaaagatttaacttgtctagtggaaaagtcgtctaaagcttcaatgaagaatgatatgatgGATTTCAGTGTGATTaggttttttggtattaatactcgtactggtaaaaTTCTTTGTcatcttcctgttagatgggagtttccttcaccaggctgggttaaaattaacactgacgGGCTGCTAGGGGTTATCCAGGTCTTGccacttgtggaggtattttccgtgggagtatgggagagtttattggagctttctctgcgtttcttgacGTTCAAACTACTTTGATTGTTGaatttatggagttatatatgctttggaggaagctcaaaagttgagacttactaatgtctggctggaaTGTGACTCTGTCTTGCTTTGTGTTGcatttactgctaggacaaatgttccttgaATGCTttgtaatcgatggaatacttgtcttaattactgtggaaaaatcaggtttagggttacttatatttttcgtgaagggaatgcctgtgctgataagttggctaatttaggatttattcatagagaatcctttcattggtataataggctttcatctagtctgttcttagaattctttattaataagtatagtttacctatgtatcgtttttgttaacatatggattttggtctagtcccccatatttttgtatttttttttaataatatttttttcttgtgatgacaaatgattgttgttacttaatGTGTCAGCCTTAGCTGGAATGTCAAGTAGCATAATAATGCCTAACataaaaactttttataaaaaaatataaaattcgtCAATATTTGAGATAATGGCATTCAAACATCAACCAAACTAATAATATCATAGTGTTATAATCAAAGAGCTAAGGTAAAAttatgaagaaaagaaaaatgaatttaggaaaatgaaatgaaattcttacttttaattaaattttgaaattctataattttaaaatatctaatttgcgctcataaaattttaaatttattttaaatttctttatccaaatatcatattttataataaataatttcaaattctCGAATTaaccttttaattttttttatatccaaaCCTACTCTAACACAATattaattaacatttataatattttacttaaaaaaataattttataatggaATGTTTATTAGATATATCTGTTAGTTAAGTGTTATTTTTCAGGTTTGTTATAAAGTAATTGCCTCAATGAGACCGCATATTCTTTCGAAATAAAGAAGATATACATAAATTTGCTCATTCATTCACTCTCCTATTTCTATATTAAGAAAGATATACAAATCAATTCATaaagttattttcattttttaacttTCTTTGGTCTCGAGTTAACTCACGTGAGCATCTCACGTGGCATATGTGAAACTGACTGCTACTTATTTGACTTCCATATTTTCTgataattattaattagtttagagtgtttttctaaaattttcacaATCATCTGAATAATATTCTTATCTTTCTAGAAAGgtgaaatgtatttttaataattttcaccATTCTATACAATTTGACTATAATATAACTAATATTCTTGTGTCGAATCTTCAGATTTATCATGTGAATAATATTCTTTCCAGAAAATTGCCTTATAGTTTTATTAGTTGACATGGACCTCTCCATATTCGGAAATATATATAATGTACATATTACTAATAATAGTGGCTAAGAAATTAATtcacaattttaatataaaattacgaATTTAATCACATTAATAGTTGTATACCTTATTAAACGATAATTgttacaattttaatattttaaaataatgtgcTACCATAATTATATTGCTAAGAACGAAGTTTTGACCTTCtctttaatgaatttaattaaacTGTTTTCGAAAATTTTGCATGTGCTGAGTGCTTAATATGGTCGTCACAGCCATAGAAGATGGAACCCCAAGCACGGTGGCGACAATAAATGAAGATCCAAATGCTAAATatacaatattataaaattaacaaaaccaacaatatcaatattaataggTATTgtatgtaagttttttttttttcgaataagaaatgtttaatgtttttataatttttcttataagTAATGTATTATAGGTAAACTTTTCCTGTAAATATTGTAATACAGGTAaagtaaaatttagaataaGGTTCTTTTCAcctttaaaaaaagaaagaaatgttACACTTTGACcaaacaataatattattacttcTAGGATAAGATGGACCTGTCTATAGTGACGCGAAATAAACACTTGCCACTGTGTAAAATGCTTGTTTGCCACTTCCATTCCATAGCAAACTCCCAATTCAGTGTTTCTCCCATTTACATCACGCAACTCGTCATCACATCATTTTTGGAATAAATATTATGAAACCCATAACAACCGCCTCAATTAttctatatattatattctatattaattttataatgaaaGCCAAATAATAAAtggataataatatattaaaaatcctaattttttttatataatctaTAATCATGATATAActctcaatattattttttaatatattttaatattatttaattataaatttattttttattatatatttttatatctaaataaatcatattaaaattatatacaattttaatagttataaaaatatcatttttcataataaataaatcacaaAAGGGACCACGCCATCGTTCCTTCTTCCTTCGTCTACGCAGTTCCTTCCGCGTAGAGACAACCGGCTATTCCGGTCACCACTAACCTCCACGCGGCGTCCCTCTTATTTTTATCATCTTCAACATACTCACTCTTCCAAAACCCACCGAGTAATCCTAATGaactctttctctttctttctcatcACTGTTCCATAGAACTCAAATCAACCCACCGGAGCCATGAATTCCCGTTTTGCCCCTCTCTCTTTCTCAATTCCTTCCCTCCCAAATTCACCTTCTCTCATCGGCGCTAACCACACCTCCGCTCGCTTCTGCTCCAgataaattaaacaaatattCAAACGCTATCTCTCTTTTCacttaattcattattttttatcgtAAATAGTATTTTTCTTTAAGAAAAGTGCACAATCTGTTTCCATGGAGCCTACCGCTGGGAAGCCTGGCTTTCTCAGAAACGTTCTCATACGGTTACTCATCTTCGGCCTTTTCATCGTCATCGTACGGTTCGCTTACGTCATCACCCTCGCCGGCGAATCCTGCACCCTCGGCGACTTCTGCTTCTTCTCTCCGTCGCTGAATCTCGCCATTGCCGGAACCAGATCCGGCGCTCTCGCCGCCCGCGCCGCCTCCGGCGGCGCGGCAGCACCCGAGCGCTACGCCAGTAAAGAGTGGATCAGCGGCGTTCGGTTCTACTCGTCTGTGTTCCAGGACCTCATCGCCGGCGGATTCCTCTCACCGGCGGCGAAGTCGCTCTGCCTGGAGACGCCGACCGGCCGCGACGTCCTCGCGCTTCACGAGATCGGCGTGACGGACGCTATTGGTATTTCGAAGAAGGCGTCGCCGCCGCTGGTGAAGTCCGGCGAGGCTCGCCGGATTCCGTTCGCGAACGGCACGTTCGACTTTGTGTTCGCTGGTGACGGCGCCCTCGAGAGATCGCCGCGGCCAGCGGAGTTTGCGGCGGAAATTGCCCGGACGCTCAAACCCGAAGGGTTTGCCGCGTTCCATGTAAAGGCCAATGACACTTACAGTTTTAATTCATTCGTTGATTTGTTCAATTTTTGTTGCAATGTGGTGAAAATAAACGACGTATTAGGGTTTGATTCATCGATGTCTCCCGTAAGAGAACTCGTTGTGAAGAAAGAGCGTTATGGAATTGGTTCCGATTCTAATTCTGACTCCAATGCAGAATGCTCTGTTCTAGAGTACAAGAAAAAGTTGGTTAGAAACGCTGAGGCATTAATTGAAGAGGAGCCACTGAAGCCATGGATCACTCTGAAGAGAAACGTGAAGAACATAAGGTACCTTTCTTCAATGGTCGATATAAGCTTTAAGGATAGGTATGTGTATGTTGATGTTGGAGCTAGAAGCTATGGTTCTAGTATTGGAAGTTGGTTTAGGAAACAGTATCCGAAACAGAACAAGACCTTTCATGTG harbors:
- the LOC137818426 gene encoding uncharacterized protein yields the protein MEPTAGKPGFLRNVLIRLLIFGLFIVIVRFAYVITLAGESCTLGDFCFFSPSLNLAIAGTRSGALAARAASGGAAAPERYASKEWISGVRFYSSVFQDLIAGGFLSPAAKSLCLETPTGRDVLALHEIGVTDAIGISKKASPPLVKSGEARRIPFANGTFDFVFAGDGALERSPRPAEFAAEIARTLKPEGFAAFHVKANDTYSFNSFVDLFNFCCNVVKINDVLGFDSSMSPVRELVVKKERYGIGSDSNSDSNAECSVLEYKKKLVRNAEALIEEEPLKPWITLKRNVKNIRYLSSMVDISFKDRYVYVDVGARSYGSSIGSWFRKQYPKQNKTFHVYAIEADRTFHQEYGLKKGVTLLPYAAWVRNESLVFEINRGPGEKVEGKGRGMGRIQPLQSSGGFDGGEVEKIPGFDFADWLKNTVSKNDFVVMKMDVEGTEFDLIPRLFETGAICLVDEIFLECHYNRWQRCCPGQRSPKYEKTYDQCLQLFTSLRQSGVLVHQWF